Within the Glycine max cultivar Williams 82 chromosome 12, Glycine_max_v4.0, whole genome shotgun sequence genome, the region ACTCTTATAAAATCCAATTTTAATTCCCTTCTTTCCGTCCAATGCAAAATCTGACCAAGTGTAAAAATATGTGAGttacatgattttttattcGTCCCTTCACTTCTTGAAACAAACTaaatggaggaaggaattgATAACTATGTTTTTTCCGTCACTCATTCCATCCTCCATAATTTATGGGTTCCaaataaagtttaaacaaaGCAGTAATGTTTCAGATTTAAGTTtgtgcaaataaataaaaaatagatgttCGGGAAACTTTAACTTCTTAAACGAGTTCACCCATCAACTCAGATTATACTAACAatctaaacaaataaaaaatagaacaattGCATATTATGTTGTGATTAACGGGAAGATCCAGTACATCAGAATTCATGTATGTCATCAAAATAGCCAGCCAAATTGAAGGCTCAAGAAAGTGATTCTTAACCAACATTAaggaaaattacaaaaaagaagagaaattaaaCATCCTCAAACTACCAaggataaaaattgaaaaattagataaaaacaATCTAATATAATGTCACAAAACTAAAGACTTATAAGAGAAAATCAAAGTCGACCTAGTGACAAGAGATTGAAGTAGTATGAACGAGTTCATAGGTTTTGAACCTCAGCATAACTAttgtacattaaaaaaaaaaaagggaagatgAAGACATCATAGCCATAAAGCCCCAGCTTTTTTGAGGATAGGAACCAACTCACCATAGATATGAGTAGCCATGATCCTATCCAATCCTCCAAACAACTTCCCCCCTATAAAAACCGCAGGAAACTGCACCTTCCCCTGTTGTGTGTTCCCATCACTACGAACTGTTTCTTCCAACTGCTTGGCAACACcctcttcatctttctcctccACCTCATAAACCGCAGGGTTAACACCAAGACCAAGAAGCAAGTGCTTTACCACATGGCTCATGCAACAGCCTCTTCTCCCAATCACTATAACCGCGTTCTCAGAAACCATGTTGAGCACCATTCTCCCTGCTGAAgaatgaatattattattattattgttaacaatgttcctcattttatcatcatcGTTGTGGGAATGTGCAATTAATGGCAATGGGGAGAAGTGGGTGGTGGGGTTATGGAGAGGGCGCCATGATCTATAGGGAATTGCTTGATGCATGATGATGGAGTGTGTGGATTGATCTTAGTAAATGTTTGTGGGTTTGTGGTTATGGGAGGTTGGAAGAGAGGATGTGGAATTAATATAAATGGTAGTGGTGGTGAAGAATTGAGAATTGAAAGGGTCATAAACTCGTAACTGGTTAcgtcaacaaaaacatattttctaagTCACGCGGTGTACGTGGTATTCGTATTTGGTCACCTTGTTGTGGCTGACGTTGTAGGTTTTGTCACTTCCTCTCCTCTGCTTTGCATTTTGTGTACCTATTGATTTGGACCGCGCCCAACTTGTTCTGCTCCATGTTTAATCCCAAATAGTAgtaaatgtctttttttattattatttctatttctaattCAATCTCAATCCAATTGTTCATCtactaactaaaatataaaaatacttgACTAAAGTGATAATATCAGTATATGCTTACAGGTTAAGATGACAATATCAATTTAAATGAAACAActaaaaaattcagaaaatttatttaaaattttcttagttTTATAGACTAGTATGATAATGATATCATCTTTCAATGGTCAAAATTGTGGTTTATTTGAAATCCACTGATATTATGTTTGTCTAAGTGAAAGTGGATTCAAATTTCTTAAGTAAAGATTGAGGTTTCAGTTttctacaaagaaaaaatatagttggaaaaattaaaagtagttagtcaaatattctaataaaggttatta harbors:
- the LOC100792704 gene encoding glutaredoxin-like family protein; translated protein: MHQAIPYRSWRPLHNPTTHFSPLPLIAHSHNDDDKMRNIVNNNNNNIHSSAGRMVLNMVSENAVIVIGRRGCCMSHVVKHLLLGLGVNPAVYEVEEKDEEGVAKQLEETVRSDGNTQQGKVQFPAVFIGGKLFGGLDRIMATHIYGELVPILKKAGALWL